The proteins below come from a single Rhodanobacter sp. LX-99 genomic window:
- a CDS encoding sterol desaturase family protein, with protein sequence MFDLSQWWAHLVGWLSGHAVVPLLDALHLDGLSGNPDDIAAALLIAALQVGIIGLVFRPLETWFPAERWNDRRLTRVDRNYTLLMLLGIFPLFTYLVLTPFSHLFGGGGDAVDAGTGSALALTHWVPWFDQHPYALFAVYYVIYDFTYYWMHRTQHAIPWWWALHSMHHSTRQMSCWTNDRGSLVDGFIQSMILATVGLAIGVDPDEFAWLMLIGELVQNFSHTNVRLGFGRVFDRIFVAPAFHRLHHMLVDPGRPTLHHCNYGQVLSAWDVLFGTALYGEPPRPTGVGDPIVDADNNYGLVGLHWAALKRFWVAVRQPAGWRPGEVAFGADYTPIPVGQLDLHAFARHAPAAAPDADAPAGDNAMAESAPG encoded by the coding sequence ATGTTCGACCTGTCCCAGTGGTGGGCCCACCTGGTCGGCTGGCTGAGCGGCCACGCCGTCGTGCCGCTGCTGGATGCGCTGCACCTGGACGGATTGAGCGGCAACCCCGACGACATCGCCGCCGCCCTGCTGATCGCCGCGCTGCAGGTGGGCATCATCGGGCTGGTCTTCCGCCCGCTGGAAACCTGGTTCCCCGCCGAGCGGTGGAACGACCGCCGGCTGACCCGGGTCGACCGCAACTACACGCTGCTGATGCTGCTGGGCATCTTCCCGCTGTTCACCTACCTGGTGCTCACCCCGTTCAGCCACCTGTTCGGCGGTGGCGGCGATGCCGTCGATGCCGGCACCGGTTCGGCGCTGGCGCTGACGCACTGGGTGCCGTGGTTCGACCAGCATCCCTACGCGCTGTTTGCCGTCTACTACGTGATCTACGACTTCACGTACTACTGGATGCACCGCACCCAGCACGCGATCCCGTGGTGGTGGGCGCTGCACAGCATGCACCACAGCACGCGCCAGATGAGCTGCTGGACCAACGACCGCGGCAGCCTGGTCGACGGCTTCATCCAGTCGATGATCCTCGCCACGGTGGGCCTGGCGATCGGCGTGGACCCGGACGAGTTCGCCTGGCTGATGCTGATCGGCGAACTGGTGCAGAACTTCTCGCACACGAACGTGCGGCTGGGCTTCGGCCGCGTGTTCGACCGCATCTTCGTCGCCCCGGCATTCCACCGCCTGCACCACATGCTGGTCGATCCCGGGCGGCCGACGCTGCACCACTGCAATTACGGCCAGGTCCTCTCGGCCTGGGACGTGCTGTTCGGCACGGCGCTGTACGGCGAACCGCCGCGGCCGACCGGCGTGGGCGACCCTATCGTCGACGCCGACAACAACTACGGCCTGGTCGGATTGCACTGGGCTGCGCTGAAACGCTTCTGGGTCGCCGTGCGCCAGCCCGCCGGCTGGCGGCCGGGCGAAGTGGCCTTCGGCGCGGATTACACGCCGATCCCGGTCGGCCAGCTGGATCTGCACGCCTTCGCCCGCCATGCGCCCGCCGCCGCCCCCGACGCCGACGCACCGGCCGGCGACAACGCCATGGCGGAATCCGCGCCGGGCTGA
- a CDS encoding pyridoxal-phosphate dependent enzyme, whose product MNALPSFEQVRDAAARIAPHARVTPVLRSAALDALAGAELHFKAEHLQRGGAFKFRGACNAVWSLSDEQAAHGVVTHSSGNHGNALALAAATRGIAAHVVVPEGAVRAKLEAIERAGAILHRCAPTQAAREAMCAEVQRATGAELVHPYADTRVMAGQGTLALELLQQAPGLDALITPVGGGGLASGVAIAAHAINPALNLFGAEPLGADDAAQSLAHGTRVTTVVPDTVCDGLRALVGERNLDALRTHRVDVITVSDAETIAAMQLLWSELKQVVEVSSATVLAAILKQPQRFAGRRVGVVLTGGNVDLQALPW is encoded by the coding sequence ATGAATGCATTGCCCAGCTTCGAACAGGTCCGCGACGCCGCCGCGCGCATCGCGCCGCACGCGCGGGTGACCCCGGTGTTGCGCAGCGCGGCGCTGGATGCGCTGGCCGGTGCCGAGCTGCACTTCAAGGCCGAACATCTGCAGCGCGGCGGCGCGTTCAAGTTCCGCGGCGCCTGCAACGCGGTGTGGTCGCTCAGCGACGAACAGGCCGCGCATGGCGTGGTCACGCATTCCTCCGGCAACCACGGCAACGCGCTGGCGCTGGCCGCCGCCACCCGCGGCATCGCCGCGCACGTGGTGGTGCCGGAAGGCGCTGTGCGCGCCAAGCTCGAGGCGATCGAACGCGCCGGCGCGATCCTGCATCGCTGCGCGCCGACCCAGGCCGCGCGCGAGGCGATGTGCGCCGAGGTGCAGCGCGCCACCGGCGCGGAACTGGTGCACCCGTATGCCGACACCCGGGTGATGGCCGGGCAGGGCACGCTGGCGCTGGAACTTCTGCAGCAGGCGCCCGGGCTGGATGCGCTGATCACCCCGGTCGGCGGCGGCGGCCTGGCTAGCGGCGTGGCGATCGCCGCGCACGCGATCAACCCGGCATTGAACCTGTTCGGCGCCGAACCGCTCGGCGCCGACGACGCGGCGCAATCGCTGGCGCACGGCACGCGGGTCACCACGGTGGTGCCCGACACGGTCTGCGACGGCCTGCGCGCGCTGGTCGGCGAGCGCAACCTCGATGCGCTGCGCACGCATCGCGTCGACGTGATCACGGTCAGCGACGCGGAGACCATCGCCGCGATGCAGCTGCTGTGGTCGGAGCTGAAGCAGGTGGTGGAAGTGTCCAGCGCCACCGTGCTGGCGGCGATCCTCAAGCAGCCGCAGCGCTTCGCCGGCCGGCGCGTCGGCGTGGTGCTCACCGGCGGCAACGTGGATCTGCAGGCGCTGCCCTGGTGA